taattatatttctttttgataatcaattttgactttaataaattacagtttGTAATACAAAGGCAATTAtctagttaatataatataaatctgttattaatatattatgttttattactatgaattatgatgatgataatggaTAAAAAgtgtcaaaaattaaaatacctaaagcaattaacataaattaacattaaaaagtgAAAAGTATTTGCtaaaaaaaccgaaaaaatgaaaactaattattatagcttTTCAAaagatacaaaatttaaagtgCAACTAttttacctactatttttccaaaaaataaaattaattattctactgtacatatatataccttCATCTGGAGTGGCATTTGATATTGCTGTTTGACTACTATAGCCGCTTGAAGACTCTAGAGAACTCTCACTAGTGCTCTCCTTTCGATCTCCATCGttctgtatttaaaaaatcattgattaaataaacatataataaaattagaaatagtatgtaaattaaaatctacccaaaatatttcttcaacaatgttttctttttttttattttatgtttaatattgttttttctatgtccaaaatacaaattttcttacaaaatgagtaattatttttaattagacaaAACCATTTGGgtagattttgatttttggtttttatttattataataaaaataacgacaaattactttcaaatttacaattaaagaaGGCTCATTGTGCTGTGAATTTCTTTCTTGAGCTTTGTTGGCAGCCATACTAGCTAGTTCGTGCATATTGACATATGTTGGTTGAATATActctaaacaaaatacataaaactataaattataaaatatcaagtgTATACTTTacgagttaataaataattataactaaatttaaaattattattgaaatgaaaatttaagaatttaatttcaaaattaacataattacattttttttataacttatttaaattattaaaagccactaatttagtataaaactgtatgataattatattattcattatgaaattattacttGAAAGTCACTTTAACcaaaaaagtttgaattatCTATATTCAAACCCAACCAATAGATATATGAATTACTGCTCTTAAAATAAgcaatacaaaacattataaaatctatatattaatcGTTAAgttttgagtttaaaaaattatgattcagTAATGTTAGGCATTtgccttttaattttatattgtattatgctcAAAATTACGATCTATTAAGTACTAGaaaagtagaaaaataaaaaaatatttctaatgaacactgtatacaattatagctCCAAAACTTTTATTCcgatatacataaaaaaagattgTATGATTTACTGTACAACCAACAAATTTTCCTATATCTATTctctatctaaaaataaataccttaatttaataattacacatttacaataaatgtagaaattattatataactaactaggcataaaatatataaaactgaagaatagtaaaattatttttaaaatgaaagtaatattctaaaaaaaatgtcttcttccctaaaaaatttaacacaaaaaagtgtgattataaaaaatatttttttttaccaaccaATTGTTTTTAGTGAGGTTGGTTTATAACTTTTGTGCATATCTCTGGACGGGACATCAGGGACATGAGCATAATCGTCTTGTGGTGAGACAACGGGAGTTTTATCAATAGAAGAAGAATCAGGTTGAAATGTGTACGCGCTAAGGGCTGGTCGTAGATGGTGAGCACCACCTGAAATAGTGTGTGGTCTTGCATCATTCATAATGGCTGACGCAGCACGTTCAAATTGTAATGTTTCCTGAGCATTGGGCCATGTTCCACATCCACCTTCAGAACTAGCAAATGGAGTAGAAGGTGTACTGCTTCCAGCACTGCTACTATTGGAATCAGACGAGTTAGGAGcctaagaataataataaattaaaataaaataaattatgaaacaataatattaaaattgtatgtagttgatctataaaacatattacaagAGTCAAATTCAATAATCTTTCGTTAGGCACTTACCTTTGAATATGATTgttgttttgtatatattgtgtCTTGGGATGTAAACCCTGAATCATGAGATGAAGCACTGCATAATCTACTAGGAGGTAAAGGCCCTTTGTAACGTAGCTCATTTGATACTGGCTAAATTaccacacacacaaacacacatacaaaaaaaaaacatgccaaaataactacatataaaaaaacaataaaatatatatacttctaTTTCTCAAATTGCATATACTAGAGTACAAAgagtagaaataaaaatactaataccaaatactatagataataacctatactctatagtatttgctaatactaaaaaaatacaacttgtgttcaatttgttttttaaactactTCAGTAGGTACCATTTgagtacttattttaaattatttagcttGAAAAATTTCAATGACAGATTTTAGTTTCTTAAAGTAGAAGATCcacttgatttataaaatgtggcaaacagtattttttgatcattcatattttcctattattcatcaaattattataactaatgcttgaaaaataaattattaacttacctagtttaaaaacaaaaatttaagtataaaaaaaaatggtatattagttataagtttgcattaaatattgcattattgcattaattttaaatgataatatatagttatgctttaatttaagatttatatattcaattgCATTACCTaaagctataaaaattataaataatacttaatacaactgtgcaaattaattaataaaaacacaatgatGTTATTCATGTCAATACATAAGAAAAAACTCATGCCAttgtacgtattttttttttgtcaatcaATCTATCTAAATCAATACCTGAAGCAATGAGCGGCTCCAGTATTGATGGCTCGGTGAATGTGTACTGCCGCTAGACCAGCTGTTTATTGAATTGATGGAACACATACTGGATTTACGTGAACCCAACGAACTGGGACTACTTGGGGGTGTTTGGTGTGTCCATGACATTTCACTACCTTTATAGTCGACCAgcacctaataaatataaatgtattaaaaccttataaatatatatacatatttaactgTTAAGGGAATTAGAAATAAGTTAGTAATGATATGTATTGTAACCGAAAGTAgaggtattaggtattaagGACAAGCCATGTATATCGACGATTtaactatagtttttaaactatatatattataaaattcgatACAAAATTAAACTGAAAGTACTACATTATTGCCAAAGGCCAAATACCATATacgaagtttaattttattaattattaacggacaattatttgacattatgaattttcaatttcttcttttcttaaacattttatatactaacacttttcaaatttttttttatggctgaattattacaattaaaattaattaataatattgatgttctaaaatttttactttaaaattaaactcaatgcgttaaaaaaacgattctgaacggagattgtccacaaatataatataaataagtgatatactatgatatatgtttttactattaaatttatttattttactatattagtataacggttagttgattttatttataaatataccttaCTAGAGTGAATAGGTTCATTGGTATAAATTggtaatcaataaattcaactaatattatactaatatatactaatatcaaCTCGTATTGatttgaaaatgattataaaattatacgtttatactAACAGATGTTAACTTTCCAATCAAATAATACTCAACTATCCTTTTGTAGTGTTTTTACAATGCAAATTAAAgggaacaattttaaaattaccctTTGAAGAAgctaatactaatttttaaatttataagatcAAAGCGAGGCTATTATATAAGAATGTTGGAAACTTTCTTTTTGTTCTTAAAACACATAACAGTAGAACAAATTCCTTGCATTACTGTGAGGCTAAAAATCGAAATAGTTAGCTACCTCTATTCtaagtaaaaatgataattttaaatttcaatagaataaactattaaattataatttaaatgtaatttaactaatttgtcttcgaattaaataaactaacataatattgcaatTAAATACATGAATGTAgagttgaaataataaatcaatgatatactatatacttatatttacctGTTCACTAGCTGGAGGTAAAGAGTATGGATCAGTGGTGTGTGCTTCTAATTTATCCATAACTTCTTGTAAATGGGATAATTCCATAAGCATGGCCACTTCTTCttcctaattataaattatattacacaattaagtttaaattgttctactttttctgttataaacaatttaaaaaaaatgtattgaacttACGATGACTGGTTTCAAAATTGTTACGAAAATACAATATCTACTTCGTTCTTCGATTAATGCTTCACGAACAGCTCTCTTTTCTGTTTCTTCTAATACAGCTTTTCTATCAGAAACGTCTTGCAATGCTTTGTGCAGTTCATTCATTTTAGCACCTTTGCGTGCTTTTTTTTGTAAGCGTAATGTATCCGTAGAACGCTTTTTTAATTCAGCTCTTGCTTTTTTATACtctaaaaaattcatattaataatgaattaaataaataataaaaaaagttattagccataatacaataaacaataaacatatcacagtttaatatataatgtaaaagaatatataactgcgattaaaattacatttaaatacttttttttttattaatttattaactttaaatatgtttttattatgaaaagaaaaaaatttgtcactatttatatcataaaagttattatatctatgtacCTATGCCTACTATTATACTACACGTAacacgtataataaatatagatcaCATCACAGACATTTAACTAGGTATgtgattaataattagaaataagtaataactaataaattatttttagaataggtataaaaagcattttatcgccttaatttttttctaataataaataacacataagaaacacctaaaaataaaaaaattaatcgttCTATAGttggtttaattataaatatttaagctatgattaacttaaaatatattaattatttattttatcgaaaataatattactaaatcagtaaaaaatatttaagaaactaTCTAATAAGTTTTcagaactttttatttaattataaaaatagaaaaatatattttttacaattaaatttatttaaatttccaagAATGACGATTATTGGTGGGAATTCTGgatgactattataatataacgtttatttctgtatatattaaagtgggtaatattgaaataataaatagttctataatctataaaccaTGACATTCTTATTGTTTGCCTTGACTTCAGTGCATTATGTGGCACTGTAGTGTCGTTTGTCGGTgcaaattattgttatgctTTGAACGCGACTAAGAAAGTGAGTGGGCATGGCCACAAGccgaaaaaaatcatatctaAATCTGTCATCTAACATTATGGAGATAAATAGCAGTAAgagaaattttttattcttgtcCTAGATACTACGGTCTGCGGGAATTGACAAAAGATGGGTGACATTGGACCTTTAAATACCCAAACACCTCTGTGTCAAATCTAACCAGAGCCAAGtgtggtataatataacacattttatttgacagaggattaacttttttactctatataatattaatatatttcatatttatcaaGTGTTATGGCAATTATGGTTTATGGTTGGtatatatagaattaaaatatatttgtaacgtTGTAGATATATCatgaattgaatatatataggtaggtacaataaatttcataatttctattaaatatatttgagtacaatagtaaattatatcagAATGCCGAGAATATGAGGGTAAGAAAAATCTAACATCACATACCTGTACTACTACAGATATAGAAAAATCtctactatacctatattgtgtaaaataaatatcaaaaaacttcttcttcaaaaaaacaaaatttttaaacttaatttaaattaagtatattccATTTATTGTTaaccaaaaaatacaatactaaaACGGTTtaggtaaatacattttatttattaatttttttttgtctgtacaacaataaaaaattatataatttaaaagcaaatgataaaaaagatattttactaaaattaattttaaaatcatagacACAACTTTGAtgcactaatttatttttaacatatttcaacacattgtttttcatcaacattataatttatagtatataataataataattaatttgaatttttaattaccataattttgaaatattttaagtataactcattaataatgtataagtacTTTGTACCATAAACGATATACATATAGTGTCATTactggttttatttaaaataatagttaagtcCAATACATGTATTGAATGcagtttgaaaatgttttctgAACTATTTTACTGATTGGTAtagattttatagaatatatattatagatgtatattaattaatcctaataatgaataaaatataaattattttaaaataatatttacatattacgaaacctaaattacatattaggtCTTCATTTTTCCCtacattttatacctaatatgttggtaatgatttttaaaacagaCTCAAGAACAACTGATGAGAAAATAGAACGGTATAGAGATTACATAATTGTAGAAATAgactgtttttataaattatttccacAATCGTtgcataactattttttaaccaCAAACTGTTATACTTCTTAAATCAAATTGATAAATGATGTCAGTGCACTATTAATTTTCTCTCTTTAAATCACACAAACTACaaagcataaaaaaattgcttgTTTATCCTATccaattttttgttgtttagcattaatattagagtgaatagaccaattatcaaatttaaaaatgagaatATTATTCGAGGCACCTCATaagcttttattgatattttaattttaaagcagaTTATGAGCATTTAGTAatactatgtaaatatttgaatattacagctataggtaatattttagataattataaatcaattaaaaattaaaacatcgataaaagtttatgaaataccctaaataatattcttactttttataataggactatttactatttattctaatattataactatcaaCATACAATTGGATCGTCTGAACGCAATTTTATTATCCTATGTTACGCGTCAGATAGAGAAagaaagaaaacaatattatgccaACATCCTTGACTATATTCATacttaatagaataaaatattcgtgATGATTTAGtttgtgtaaaaatacatgcacataggtataatataatcatttattttatttattgaattaaacatAGAAGTTTGCAAGTTGTAATAtgttttcaactttaaaaataaagtttaaaatatatatttatgccatattgtttaaataaaataaattctttgatagtattttaattatttttttacagataataCCTCGCAATATTTCTATTACAAAAAcaagttatataattcatatattatacgatacatggcataatataaatattataatgagaacaaatatcgataaatttCAATCAGTAGtctctatttatatataaatatatagatagatatagataaacacatataataatatattgtatttaacaaataactatTGTTTGTCAATTCAAAATCGATTCGTCCAATTACAAACACGGTcacttattttatgttttttaggtATTCACACttttcttgaaaaataaatattatatttggactGTAGCATACCGCatacgatattatacatacaatcacaaaattattacattattggaaaataaagatttttatgaAAGTCATTTCAtgtctttaaacattttacagaagaaaaaatagatattaacaGTCTACAAAGAGCTTCTGTGTAAAAAATCGATAAA
The DNA window shown above is from Aphis gossypii isolate Hap1 chromosome 2, ASM2018417v2, whole genome shotgun sequence and carries:
- the LOC114121352 gene encoding protein MTSS 2 isoform X4 — protein: MEGNGVGKDCNALGGLFQQIVMDLKNGTPMWEDFMAKATKLHTCLRATIHAIGAYLDAFQKIADAATNARGATKEIGTALTRMCLRHRAVEARMKTFSSAIMDCLVVPLQEKLEDWKKTIVNLDKEHAKEYKKARAELKKRSTDTLRLQKKARKGAKMNELHKALQDVSDRKAVLEETEKRAVREALIEERSRYCIFVTILKPVIEEEVAMLMELSHLQEVMDKLEAHTTDPYSLPPASEQVLVDYKGSEMSWTHQTPPSSPSSLGSRKSSMCSINSINSWSSGSTHSPSHQYWSRSLLQPVSNELRYKGPLPPSRLCSASSHDSGFTSQDTIYTKQQSYSKAPNSSDSNSSSAGSSTPSTPFASSEGGCGTWPNAQETLQFERAASAIMNDARPHTISGGAHHLRPALSAYTFQPDSSSIDKTPVVSPQDDYAHVPDVPSRDMHKSYKPTSLKTIEYIQPTYVNMHELASMAANKAQERNSQHNEPSLINDGDRKESTSESSLESSSGYSSQTAISNATPDEGYSSLRSGTLCRRSSIQSNKPPPPIRRTPSILNNSVQNLPPPPPFLLDIAAEQRQQSRSQTSLTSEKVYSEPMTHQRKSSGGSVAETVRNLTQLNHTPASPILLRRTPSNRSTSADRCNSYSSEPVTGFMAALGSRLLQQQPKTTGGSPKLTRRWIAPARHSVVDPATCHDSLMEQIRKGMVLRKSIAINDRSAPKTN
- the LOC114121352 gene encoding protein MTSS 2 isoform X2 gives rise to the protein MEGNGVGKDCNALGGLFQQIVMDLKNGTPMWEDFMAKATKLHTCLRATIHAIGAYLDAFQKIADAATNARGATKEIGTALTRMCLRHRAVEARMKTFSSAIMDCLVVPLQEKLEDWKKTIVNLDKEHAKEYKKARAELKKRSTDTLRLQKKARKGAKMNELHKALQDVSDRKAVLEETEKRAVREALIEERSRYCIFVTILKPVIEEEVAMLMELSHLQEVMDKLEAHTTDPYSLPPASEQVLVDYKGSEMSWTHQTPPSSPSSLGSRKSSMCSINSINSWSSGSTHSPSHQYWSRSLLQPVSNELRYKGPLPPSRLCSASSHDSGFTSQDTIYTKQQSYSKAPNSSDSNSSSAGSSTPSTPFASSEGGCGTWPNAQETLQFERAASAIMNDARPHTISGGAHHLRPALSAYTFQPDSSSIDKTPVVSPQDDYAHVPDVPSRDMHKSYKPTSLKTIEYIQPTYVNMHELASMAANKAQERNSQHNEPSLINDGDRKESTSESSLESSSGYSSQTAISNATPDEEVENSLLKYCTLDSQNSIAIKERVRPVSTLGYSSLRSGTLCRRSSIQSNKPPPPIRRTPSILNNSVQNLPPPPPFLLDIAAEQRQQSRSQTSLTSEKVYSEPMTHQRKSSGGSVAETVRNLTQLNHTPASPILLRRTPSNRSTSADRCNSYSSEPVTGFMAALGSRLLQQQPKTTGGSPKLTRRWIAPARHSVVDPATCHDSLMEQIRKGMVLRKSIAINDRSAPKTN
- the LOC114121352 gene encoding protein MTSS 2 isoform X3, producing the protein MEGNGVGKDCNALGGLFQQIVMDLKNGTPMWEDFMAKATKLHTCLRATIHAIGAYLDAFQKIADAATNARGATKEIGTALTRMCLRHRAVEARMKTFSSAIMDCLVVPLQEKLEDWKKTIVNLDKEHAKEYKKARAELKKRSTDTLRLQKKARKGAKMNELHKALQDVSDRKAVLEETEKRAVREALIEERSRYCIFVTILKPVIEEEVAMLMELSHLQEVMDKLEAHTTDPYSLPPASEQVLVDYKGSEMSWTHQTPPSSPSSLGSRKSSMCSINSINSWSSGSTHSPSHQYWSRSLLQPVSNELRYKGPLPPSRLCSASSHDSGFTSQDTIYTKQQSYSKAPNSSDSNSSSAGSSTPSTPFASSEGGCGTWPNAQETLQFERAASAIMNDARPHTISGGAHHLRPALSAYTFQPDSSSIDKTPVVSPQDDYAHVPDVPSRDMHKSYKPTSLKTIEYIQPTYVNMHELASMAANKAQERNSQHNEPSLIVNLKNDGDRKESTSESSLESSSGYSSQTAISNATPDEGYSSLRSGTLCRRSSIQSNKPPPPIRRTPSILNNSVQNLPPPPPFLLDIAAEQRQQSRSQTSLTSEKVYSEPMTHQRKSSGGSVAETVRNLTQLNHTPASPILLRRTPSNRSTSADRCNSYSSEPVTGFMAALGSRLLQQQPKTTGGSPKLTRRWIAPARHSVVDPATCHDSLMEQIRKGMVLRKSIAINDRSAPKTN
- the LOC114121352 gene encoding protein MTSS 2 isoform X1, with the protein product MEGNGVGKDCNALGGLFQQIVMDLKNGTPMWEDFMAKATKLHTCLRATIHAIGAYLDAFQKIADAATNARGATKEIGTALTRMCLRHRAVEARMKTFSSAIMDCLVVPLQEKLEDWKKTIVNLDKEHAKEYKKARAELKKRSTDTLRLQKKARKGAKMNELHKALQDVSDRKAVLEETEKRAVREALIEERSRYCIFVTILKPVIEEEVAMLMELSHLQEVMDKLEAHTTDPYSLPPASEQVLVDYKGSEMSWTHQTPPSSPSSLGSRKSSMCSINSINSWSSGSTHSPSHQYWSRSLLQPVSNELRYKGPLPPSRLCSASSHDSGFTSQDTIYTKQQSYSKAPNSSDSNSSSAGSSTPSTPFASSEGGCGTWPNAQETLQFERAASAIMNDARPHTISGGAHHLRPALSAYTFQPDSSSIDKTPVVSPQDDYAHVPDVPSRDMHKSYKPTSLKTIEYIQPTYVNMHELASMAANKAQERNSQHNEPSLIVNLKNDGDRKESTSESSLESSSGYSSQTAISNATPDEEVENSLLKYCTLDSQNSIAIKERVRPVSTLGYSSLRSGTLCRRSSIQSNKPPPPIRRTPSILNNSVQNLPPPPPFLLDIAAEQRQQSRSQTSLTSEKVYSEPMTHQRKSSGGSVAETVRNLTQLNHTPASPILLRRTPSNRSTSADRCNSYSSEPVTGFMAALGSRLLQQQPKTTGGSPKLTRRWIAPARHSVVDPATCHDSLMEQIRKGMVLRKSIAINDRSAPKTN